The Brassica napus cultivar Da-Ae chromosome C7, Da-Ae, whole genome shotgun sequence genomic interval AACCTACAGAACATCTTCCCTGCACAGCAGCAGAAGTTGATCCgatcacatcaaagctttacacaACTATAGACACCTTGGAGGGACGACTTGAGAAgcgatgtgatgacatctattttccATTCGACATCAAACTCAATGGACTAGATAGCCAAGAAGAATGGCTACAaaaggaagtcaaagccattcagaggcaactcgcatctcaacaccagatatcagcattgATCGACAGAGCACACTCCAAATTGATCGACAATAAAGCACCAGCAACGATCGACAGACACttggtcgcatcgatcgacaccacgtCTACACCAGACGACGTGCAGCTGATACCAGACAACATGGTGTCAATGCAGGAGCAACTGAACGAGCTATCAGAATACGCCTACAACAATATAGGATGGTATCAGTTCAGCATTGAAGACATCCTAGAAAGGCTACTGAACATCTCAAATGCAGTACAAAACAaggatgagagatggaccagaaatgatgaggccacaagaagtttcattgcagcttggtccagaatgtgcagagatgaagTGGacgcttgtttcccaacaagtagctgtTTTTCCACCAACTAACCACatacctccaaagtcaagctaaatgactataacaaagcgctgagtgggaggcaacccactattaagtaattttaattggttttcttagttattagtatttattttcgcttttattctttcagatttgctgcaagacccaagtaggatgattaccaacatatcgaccgtggacgagacgtcgacatcgatcgacatacataCACACATGACGATCGATGCATACctatgcacatcgatcgattcccactccggccaggtttatcttcctaacttgttacatttgtacttatgatttatttccaccgtaactccgactgtgttacactgggacagtgtaatttaagtctggggggaggtttactgatataatttattctgattcttataaaaagatttttttataaattatgcttagctatgtgaAAGGGACTATGACCTTATTTATACTGgaatatctaaccactctttagcaccattctagatttacttaTTGTAGATAGTActaagatgctaaagtggatcaacctgtcaactatacacacttgccttgattgtttgaaggaaccaaagctgatctccaacactaaacctgacataatcgcttgtcttggggcttgttatacatgggatcggattcttcagacaactctggaaggtaaagtcttatgtagatttatttatcacaattttctctctctatttcgaccctagagtagttagtttttattaaaaaaaatatattatatatatccgaatattattatttgaataggacttaggatttagttaggaggaatctgaacaggacttggtggctacaaccattaaggcttgcttcataaagattccaaataaagaattcgaacgggacttggaggcggcaatcttcaaggcttgcttcataaagaattcttggatataggtcaaaaagaagtgaacagggcttggtggcaaccaccattaagacttgattcatggaagcctgtccaatcttggtcactgatcctgcaatggaagcagacgttgactcaagagagaaattagagagagaaattaggaactaacttttacctgcagttccaaatacttgtctgaaatccttgcatcctgtgatcgatactcccaaggtaaagcatgcatttttatatttatgctaaaaaatGAGGTTAGTaaaggggaatgtcagacatgatttgctgagttgtagactagttgaatttggttgctaagctaggatattgcataatgtgcttttgtgattaggactttagatatggtttgcgaaattgtagaggtgatgatttctatgttttatatctaagtccctgctgttttcaaacctctttcagagagattgcctgttttttttgcttgaggacaagcaaaagggtaagtctgggggagttgatataccatagatttgacccatttttacccatggtatataagtattttactatctatatactatatattctatcctattaggtatgttttcaggttcagaagtatcttggagtaaagtgatgattatggagcatttaggagctcaAAAGAGATTTAatccgagctgaccataagAGATTGATACGAAGAagaaacaatcgatcgatgcacatccagtgacgtcgatcgatacagaagagaagcctcgacgattgaagattattaTTGATCGATGTACAttctgtaccatcgatcgatgtcgagacgcggaaGCACGACTAGGTttcagccgactttaaacccaagacttcaataaattacaagattacccttgacgagtttttaacctaaaagttatatacttgcctaagtgttaggaggcaagagagcttttggCCACCCTTGTATTCTTATTTCAGCAGAGAGTGTTAGaagagaagatcatagagagatttgtgattggaactcaatttattcatctattctattctatgcagtttttatttatattttgtgtcatgaattgttTAGCtgtgtctgagtagtttacttgttagattcagggttcaaataggttagatggattagccccaactatagattgctaagttgtggtattcattgattgattgttcttaatgcttgttctagattagctaacttgaatattgaacctaggaatctgcatgagtcaagcatccttgaccatccagTCCTGAACCTAATCTGTCATACCAGGACTACTAGAAAAAGGCTACCGCTGCACTAGAcagctagtgagcattatcaacctgcgcctagggcttaactagaagcatcgatcgatattgtcttctgacaatcgatcgatatttgtgaaaggtgtatcgatcgatatccctataggaccatcgatcgacactttcttgtgatcaacagacgacagttgagatccaagatttagttagttaaccagtgaaacattgccatcgctgatcactgtgttcaaggggttgagctctaatatatcatgcatgcaactgataggcatctataggattataatctccaacacctgaatagaaaccctgcatctaatacctttccaataagttacaccccaatcatcttgttagtcgagcaatagacttgctcaattaggattgctatttacatttaaacaataaaacaacaaacacttagaattaataatttacaagatttaataggttccctagctccttgtggattcgatccctaagtactacaattgaacctcttatttgagcgtgtaattcactccttagggtactacaattgaacctcttagttgatataccatggatttaaCCCATTTTtacccatggtatataagtattttactatctatatactatatattctatcatattaggtatgttttcaggttcagaagtatcttggagtaaagtgatgattatggagcatttaggagcttaaaagagatttcatccgagctgaccataagAGATATATACGAAGAAGAAACAATccatcgatgcacatccagtgacgtcgatcgatacagaagagaagcttcgacgattgaagattattatcgatcgatgtacattatgtaccatcgatcgatgtcgagacgcggatGCACGTCTAGGTTTCAGCCGCCTTTAACCCgaagacttcaccaaattacaagattacccctgacgagtttttaacctaatagttatatacttgcctaagtgttaggaggcaagagagcttttggccacccttgtattcttattttcagcagagagttttaggagagaagatcatagagagatttgtgattggaactccattgattcatcaattatattctatgcagtttttatttatattttgtgtcatgaattgcttagctatgtatGAGTAGTTtgcttgttagattcagggttcaaataggttagagggattagccccaactatagattgctaagttgtggtattcattgattgattgttcttaatgcttgttctagattagctaacttgaatattgaacctaggaatctgcatgagtcaagcatccttgaccatccagTCCTGAACCTAATCTGTCATACTAGGACTACTAGAAAAAGGCTACCGCTGAACAAGAcagctagtgagcattatcaacatgcgcctagggcttaactacaagcatcgatcgatattgtcttctgacaatcgatcgatatttgtgaaaggtgtatcgatcgatatccttATAGGACCAtcaatcgacactttcttgtgatcaacagacgacagttgagatccaagatctagttaggtaaccagtgaaacatagccatcgctgatcactgtgctcaaggggttgagctctaatatatcatgcatgcaactgataggcatctataggattataatctccaacacctgaatagaaaccctgcatctaatacctttccaataagttacaccccaatcatcttgttagtcgaacaatagacttgctcaattaggattgctatttacatttaaacaataaaacaacaaacacttagaattaataatttactagatttaataggttctctagctccttgtggattcgatccctaagtactacaattgaacctcttatttgagagagtaattcactccttagggtaatgtGAGTGGTATCACACCGTCTATCATAGCAATGTTTCTAGAGATATGGCTCGTCCCAGTGATATCTCCTAACTTCTCGTAAAAATTTCTTCCTTGTGTAGCCTCCCAACTCTTCGGGTTCTATGTCAGCAGCTAAATAGTTTACTATATCAGCGTACCAGGGTATGTACTTTAAGCCTTGTCCGACTACATGCACTTCTCGATGCAGACTTCATCTACGGGGGAATCACGGCCAGGGTACAGCTCGTTGTGTGcgatgttaacttttatatCGAAGGTGAGGGTTTTGGGATTTGTATCTTCGTTCAGAATATCTgaattatcgatcgacatactATCGTCGTCGTCGATCGACCTGGTATTGTcataatcgatcgacattgcatCGTTATCGTCGATCCACAGGTCCTCGGAAGTGAGACAAACGTTCCCGATGAACGAATCCGTTTGGTAAACATTTTCAGTTGGTAAGAAATCATCGATAGGGACGTCGTTTTCTACTCTTATCCGTGAAAGATGATCTGCAACTCCGTTTTCTACTCCTCTTTTATCTTTAATCTCGATGTCAAATTCTTGAAGTAGAAGGATCCATCGCAAGAGTCGTGGTTTCGtatctttcttttgcattaaatatttaattgcagCATGGTCAGTATGAACAATGACACGCGAACCAACCAGGTATTGGCGGAACTTTTCAAATGCAAAAACTACAGCAAGCagttctttttctgttgttgcaTAAATCCTTTGTGCCTCGTCGTGTGTTCGACTGGCATAGTAAACTGCATGTAgctttttgtcttttctttggcctagaactgctccaacagcgaaatcgctcgcatcgtacATGATTTCGAACGGAAGATTCCAGTCAGGTGCTTGTACGATGGGGGCAGTTATCAAGGCTTTCTTTATTTCCTCAAAAGACTTTACGAATATTGGTGAGAAGTCGAATTTAACTTCTTTACAGAGGAGGGAGGTGAGAGGTCTAGCGATTTTGCTAAAATCATGTATGAACCTCCTATAAAATCCGGCATGCCCGAGAAAACTTCTCACGTCTTTTCGTTCGTGGGTGCAGGCAGGCGGTCATTACCTCAATCTTCGCCCGATCTACTTCTATGCCAGCAGCGGACACTTTATGTCATAGGACGATTCCATCGTTAACCATAAAGTGGCATTTTTCCCAATTCAGAACGAGGTTCTTTTTTTCACATCTTGCCAAAACTTTACATAGGTTATCGAGACAATTTTTGAATTTGGATCCATATTCGGAAAAATCATCCATAACGACTTCCATGAAATCTTCTATCATATCtgtaaagattgacatcatgcatcATTGGAAAGTGGCAGAGGCATTACAAAGACCGAATGGCATTCGGCGGTATGCGAATGTTCCGTAAGGGCATGTAAAGGTGGTGTTTTCTTGATCGTCAGGATGTAtaaggatttggaaaaatccagagtatccGTCAAGAAAACAGTAGTATTGGTGATTTGCCAATCTTTCTAACATTTGATCAATCAAGGGTAAGGGAAAGTGATCTAGTCAGGTGGCATAGTTTAGCTTCCTATAATCGATACACATTCGATGTCCAGTGACAGTTCGCATGGGAATGAGTTCATTTTTATCATTCTTAACCACTGTAATTCCGCCTTTCTTAGGTACCACATGCGCAGACTCACTCAGTTGCTATCCGAAATTGGGTAGATGATTCCTGCATCTAGAAGTTTGATAATTTCCTTCTTAACAACTTCTTTCAAATTTGGGTTTAGCGTTCTTTGATGTTCCACTGACGATTTGGAATCGTCCTCTAAGTGGATTCGATGCATGCACAGATCTGGAGAGATGCCAGGAATATGCTTGAGAGAGTATCTGAGGGCTTTCCTATATTTGCGCAGTTTATTTAATAACAACGCAAGTTCTCCATTTGTCAGGTTGGCGTTTACGATTACAGGATAGGAATTATTATAGAGAAAAGCATATTTGAGTCCAGCGGGTAGTTTCTTTAACTCAATCTTTGGTGCCTTTTCGGGATTCCATTCCTCCAGAGaggatggttgtcgatcgacagctttcgttaaatatcgatcgacgttgatttCTGAAGCGTCATCCTCTATGTCATCGACGTTTGCTATTTCTATACTTGTGTCCATTAATCGTGTGTATTCATCAGCTCTGATGTCGATGCTAAATGTTTCCTCTTCGGTAGATGTGAGCTTTTTTTTCAGGGGATCATCTGAGCATAGGTCTATGAAGGATTCTTCAGCCAACTCAGAGATATCGTCCACGTAAGAGGCTTGTTTATCGATTAAGGGTTGTTTTATCAGGTTTTCCATATCGAAGGTCATTGAAATGTTTCCAATGTTTAAACATACCCGACATTCCTTGACGTCGATGATTGCACCAGCAGTAGCTAGAAATGGTCTACTTAAGATGAGGGGATCTTTTGGTTCATTCTGGTATTTCAACACAATGAAATCCGTTGGTACGTGACAGTCGTTAATTCTTATCGGCATGTCATCTAGTACTCCCTCAGGTACTCTAACGGATCTATCAGCAAGAACCAAAGTTATTTTGGTGGGTTTGAACTCGTCGTATCACAGGGATATCGCGACAGAGTGTGATATGAGATTCACGCTGGATCCTAGGTCACAAAGGGATCGAGGAAAACTCTTATCTCGTATGTTGCAATCTAGAACAAAACTACCCGGATCAGGTCTCTTGATCGGGGTTTCGCCTTGGATTATTGCACTTACTTCCTCTGAAACCATCATGACGCTGTGTTCAGCAGCTGGGAAGCTGTTGGATACCATGTCTCTTACATATTTCTTAATCAAAGATGATGTTTTTATGGCTTCACTTAGCAGCATTTCCAACGTGATTTTatcgaatgctttcttgcagatcgCTTTATCCAATTCTCGCTTAGTTTTCATCTTGTTAGGAGGAAAGGGTGGCAAAGTTCTATACACTCTCTCTACTTCCGGCTTGGCAAGTGTcgagcgtcgatcgacattattttcattttgtcGATCGTTATTTATCACAGTCGGTCGATCGACATTATTCCCTTTTTGTCGATTGATTTCCACATCTTCTTCcgactcctcctcttctttatcGAGGTTAATCGTTTCCTTTTCAGCTTCATGGGGTTTTTCTGCAGAAGTGATTTCTACAGCGCTCAGGGAAAGGCGTTTTCCGCTTCTTAGTAACACAACACAAACTTGGCGTCTAGGGTTGGTGTCAGTTTTTCCAGGAAGGAATCCTTCATCCCTTCTAACAAACCCAGCGTTATGCGCAACTTGGCTATCTAATTTCTTGACATGGTTACTCAATGTTTCAAACTTATCATGTAAATCAGAATATACGGAATCCAATCTTTCATCGAGAAGCACACTCATTTTCTGTTGGCCTTTTAGAATTGTTCGATCATAGATTCCAGCTTGCTCTTATGAGTTTGTCCTGCATTGTAGGTCCTTGTGAAGCTCATGTTTCGCTGCTGATCGGCAAGTCTTTGTTTGTGAAAACCAGTTTCATCGATGAGGTCTACATGCTCTGCTTCATCTCCTTCACGTAGAAAAGTCTGACTCTCATCGGTAGACCGAACTTGCTCATCTCCAATCACAAAAGCATGAACTAAATCTGAAGTCAGATATCCGATCTCCATTCGAATTCTCAGCCAACTTCCTCCTCTCGAAATCAGTCTTCTTGGCACTAGTGCTAGATGCCACATTTTCAATGAGCCTCGTAGCTTCTTCAAGGTTCTTGGTTTTGAAGTTCCCTTGACTCGCAGCGTCCAAAGTCGCTTGGTCTGTCCAGTCAAGAcctttaaagaaaatattaagtAGCTGAATTTCGGAAAAAACATGATGTGGGCAGTTTCGCTGGTAGGCTCAGAATCTCAACCAAGAAGCCTTAAAAGCTTCAGTGGTGCCTTGAGAAAAATTATAGATCTTATTCCTAAATTCCTCGGTTCGTGCATCATCGAAGAAGTTGTTGAGGAAGTCAAAGATCCTGGTTGCAATTGTTTCAGCCAGTGCCTCGCATCTCCAGCAAGGGAGTGCGGGAAGAGTTTGCAAAATAGGTAGTTTTCAGAGACTCCAGGCACCTTGATGTTAGACACAAAGTCCTCAAGTGCTTCGATATGGTCTATGGGGTTTTCATGAGGAAGACCATGAAAGGGGTGCTAACTTACTAGAGAGAAATATTTAGGTTTTAGTTCAAAGTCTTCTCTTTGAATTTCTGGAGGATGGATCACAGACCTGTTAGTGTTGAACCGATCAGGTCTGTTGAAATCTCCAATAGGAATTGGAGCATTCAGAACAACAGTTACTCCAATAGGAATTGGAGCCATATGTCTATAACTGATTTGGTTTGATGCATTGCATACTCGACCTTTTTGAACTCCTCGAACTACTATTTCATTATTGAAATAGGTAAGAACATACTTACTTGCTTCCGGCAGGATGGCGTCGATCGACTTTTCGGTCCACCCGTCGTTCGATGTTGTTgtctgagcgtcgatcgatttcgggCCGAAATTCATGTCTTCCATCTTAAGTATCTGTCTGTGTCAGTAGGGAAAGAGGAGAAACTTAAGCAGATTCAGTAACAAAATCTAGACTATATTCTAAActtaatctaatggtaataagaaagagtccccggcaacggcagcaaatttgatatcactcaaattaccctaaggagtgaatttctctctcaaataagaggttcagatgtagtacttagggagcAAAttcacagagactctaggattacacagtagattatggtcttgaaataaatctaaaataattggtttataggttttaaagcagtaaatgaattggtgagcaaagttattgctcgattggtttgttttgaggttgttgacagttgggagaatagctagattcaggtatattctcaggtatgataagtaaatACTTAATTTAGGTtttttaggggtttattgatattaattattcttgaattcaaactaggatataatcaatctgattatctaatctggatctctGATTTCAACTCTAGTATGTTAATCATGAGAAAGTGTCTCttcaatcctaagctctctctctagaatagtatgaagccgtcaacaatggtttagaaaatagtaaaataggATTTCAAGTCGTCCAAGGGTATATTGGTAATATGTGGTGACTTCTGGGCCTAAATTGGTCACGAAACAAGCTTGTCCTGTTTTCTGGAATcactgtcgaccgacaccaatgatacaatatcgatcgacagtccttcatttCCTCgtcagcttcctctcgcgaggcagactgacttCTCTTCCATAAAACAGGCATAACGTCTCCtataggatgctgattgacctcaaaatGGTGGCGTTAGAAAGCTAGGTCAAAACTCTgtcttgtgtcaaaatatgggatcaatctaacggtgggaaggtctccatccatagatAAACATCTGATGCAtatgtgcagttctgcacctaaaaggctccaaaatcaccattgTTCTCCAAAACGTACCTAACCTGTAAATATTCTAAAttgactctatatagtagtaaatatatattaaaacacttatataccatgattgaaagtgggtaaaatccatggtatatcaggaACTCACCAAGTACCTGTGCAAGACCATGGAAGACGTATTGTCTCGAGCATGGGCCCAAGTGTAATGGGAAGAGGACGTCGAAAGCCGCACCAAGGATCAACAGAAACAAGATCAGAAAGCAGCCAGGCAAGACCAAAACGATAGAGACGAGAGGTCCTCCCAGAAACCCGCGAAAGACCAAGGAGGCAGGAACCGGGGAAGGTACATGAGTCGTCCATTCGAGAGAGCGGAAGGGATGTAGGTGTCTACCTGGCCAGATATCTCACACTTTTCTGTATCCCAACCAGAACTAATCAACGCCCTAAGGCAGATGGGTCAACTGGTTAAATGGCCCCCGAAGATGAGGGCACCCGATTCCTTCCGGAACCTCGACCTCTGGTGTGAGTTCCATCGTGACCATGGTCACAAGACGGAAGACTGCATCGCATTAAAGATCAAAGTCAACGAGCTCGTCCAAAAGTGATATCTCCGGGAATTCCTCTCAGAAAAGGCAAAGAACCTCCTAAGCAAGGAGACACCCAGGAAATCTGCTGAAACCAAGCCCGCGTCACCACCTCGTTAGGCCGAGTAATCCATGGCATATCCGGACGTTCAGAGATAAGCGACATAAGCCATGCAGCTGCAAAGAAGAGCACTCAAAACATCTAAATCAAAACGGCTACTCTTGGGAACAGACGAGATAAGCTTCACGACGAAGGAGCAAGCGAAGGTCCTGGCTCCCCATCATGACGCTCTAGTAGTATCGCTTACCATAGCAAACTGCTTGGTAAGGAGGATCCTAGTAGATAACGGAAGCTCCAGCAACATCATCTTCCCGACCGTCTATCAGGACCTGGGGTTGGATGAAAGTGCCTTAACTAGAAAGACAACCCCACTCGTGGGATTCAGCGGAGAGGTGAAGCTAACCGCCGGTGAAGTGGTTCTTCCAGTCTATGCTGAAGGAATCAACATGTCAACTAAGTTCCTCCTCGTCGACTGCCAATCATCCTACAACATGATCTTGGGAAGACCATGGATCCATGATATGGAAGTTGTCCCCTCAACACTCCATCAAATGGTGAAGTTCCCTACTCCCTGGGGCATCAAGGCCATCAGGGGTGATCAAGAAAATTCTTGATCCTGCTACTAGACCACCTAAAAGGGGAAGACAAAGGTCTTATAGCAATAACAGTGTGGGTCCCGAGCTCCACACGTATTGGGACCAGAGACTAACAAGAGGAAAGGTACGCGACGAGTTAGAAACGAGAGAAGGAGGCCGAGGAATTCTCCCCAGCCAAACATCGACCGCTTCGCACGGTCTCCTTTGGATTCAAATCGAGCTAGTTCGGAGGTAGTCAAAACCCATAGTCCTTTCTATTCAAGGCCCAGATACGAAGCATCATATCTGGAGAACCGGATCTCCGCGATGATAACCCCAAGGAAAAGTAGGAAAAGTTCAGGGTCGAGGATTTGCGCTAAACTCATAAGCTCCAGCAGGTTCGGCCCAGAGAAGCTTCATTCCCCAGCTCGGAGAGGGCGACGGTCCACAGGTGTCATCTCCACATGTTGTCAGATGCCTTGGCACCCCGAAAACTCCGGCCTGGTAAGGAATACCAAGAAACAGGATGAGATACCTCATTTTCCCCGTAAAGGACCACTCGGGAGACCAATCTTCTGCGTACACTCGGGAGGGATCAGACCTCAGAAAGCTTTCAAAGTCCTCAATCAACCAGGTGGAGACGATCGCAGACCCAGTCCAAGGAATCCTAACTCCCCGACGACACCTTGGCCTTTCCAAAGGAGGGGCACGCACCTCGAAGCAGAATCATCCATGACGCCGGGGTAGAAGATCTCTATCCCGAAGAAAATAGCTATCAGTATAGGATCCCTGGGGCAAGCTCAACCTACGAACAATGCAAGGACCCATAGGTCAGAATAGAACCCGATAAGCCCTGGGAGAAAACTAGTAGAGAAACCACTTGGAGTATTGGATCCCCGACGGACTATCCCCCAGACGATGAAAGGAGGAACCCTTTCTACATTGAGCACAACCCCCAGGCTCATCACCCAAGGAAACGCCGAGCTGTCGGCCCGGGACCAACCCAACCGATGGCACACGACCAGGAGCTGTGATGAGCAAGCTGAGACGGGGATCTCCCAACAAGGGGACGAGGTTCTACGACAGGACAGAGTCCGTGAGCTATCAAAAAGCAAAGGTAAAACGTAGTCTACCTATTTGGAACACCTTGCAACCTACTATTCTATATTAGGATCCCCGGATCTCGATTTATATTACTTTATTATCTATTGTTTAAGCATTTTGGTTTCCTACTTATATGTATGCTAAGAGTCTCcggacaaagcttatataatgaaatagttccgactataaAAGTAGTAGGAAAACCACaatacttaaaggggcataTAGGGCTGGATCAGGTTCCATGAAACCTTCGAATCCCAGCTCAACCTCATTGATACGTGAAATTTCCACGTGAAAACAaatgggtatgagacataaagcaggAATGGGTCTGCGCAAACCTGAGTATGCTGTCGATACTACCTAAAACCCTTGTACAGCCTAAGGCATATTGGGGTCCGCAAAAATCATACGCGCAAGTACTTGTATTAAAACGCTCCAG includes:
- the LOC106408789 gene encoding uncharacterized protein LOC106408789 yields the protein MSVLLDERLDSVYSDLHDKFETLSNHVKKLDSQVAHNAGFVRRDEGFLPGKTDTNPRRQVCVVLLRSGKRLSLSAVEITSAEKPHEAEKETINLDKEEEESEEDVEINRQKGNNVDRPTVINNDRQNENNVDRRSTLAKPEVERVYRTLPPFPPNKMKTKRELDKAICKKAFDKITLEMLLSEAIKTSSLIKKYVRDMVSNSFPAAEHSVMMVSEEVSAIIQGETPIKRPDPGSFVLDCNIRDKSFPRSLCDLGSSVNLISHSVAISL